A genome region from Gammaproteobacteria bacterium includes the following:
- the pth gene encoding aminoacyl-tRNA hydrolase, whose amino-acid sequence MPRIELIVGLGNPGPEYQYTRHNAGFWFADAVAHEYAAGFQAESRFHAQIAKFTPDPVGGECRLLKPQTFMNRSGQAVASLAAFYKLPPENILVAHDDLDLPPGVVRLKQGGGHGGHNGLRDIIAQMGDAFARLRIGIGHPGKGNNVEGYVLKRAPAAEQNLMDDAVAEALAALPLILNGELEKAMQQLHSR is encoded by the coding sequence TTGCCGCGCATCGAACTCATTGTGGGCCTGGGCAATCCGGGCCCGGAGTATCAATACACGCGGCACAATGCCGGCTTCTGGTTCGCCGATGCCGTGGCCCACGAGTATGCTGCCGGCTTTCAGGCCGAGAGCCGGTTTCACGCCCAGATCGCAAAATTCACGCCTGACCCGGTCGGCGGTGAATGTCGGCTGCTGAAGCCGCAGACCTTCATGAATAGAAGCGGACAGGCCGTAGCCAGCCTCGCCGCGTTCTACAAGCTGCCGCCGGAAAACATCCTGGTCGCACATGACGACCTCGATCTGCCGCCGGGCGTGGTACGGTTAAAGCAGGGCGGCGGTCACGGCGGTCACAACGGCTTGCGCGATATCATTGCGCAGATGGGTGACGCTTTCGCCCGGCTGCGCATCGGCATCGGCCATCCCGGCAAGGGCAACAATGTAGAAGGCTATGTGCTGAAACGCGCACCCGCTGCGGAGCAGAACTTGATGGATGACGCAGTCGCCGAGGCCCTCGCCGCACTGCCGCTGATCCTGAACGGCGAGCTGGAAAAGGCCATGCAGCAGTTGCATAGCCGTTAA